GACTGCAAATGCACTTCTTGCAGGATAAGGAGCAGAGAAGAATGTCGCATATACTTCATTCATTTCGGCAAAATCAGCAATATCTGCAAGCAAAACTGTTGTTTTGATCACGCAATCCATTTGAAGTCCCAATTCTTTTAAGATGGCTTGAATGTTGCTTAGGGATTGGTGTGTTTGTCCTTTGATATCAGTGCTTGCAAATTCCATTGTTGTAGGATCAAGGGGGAGTTGTCCTGAGATGAAGATCAAATCTCCTGATTCTCTATATGCGCTATAAGGTCCGATTGCTTTTGGATAAGTCATTTTTTCTCCTTTATTTTTAAGAATCATTGCATTATAGATAAAATTACAAAAACTTCGATAGGGATAGATGTGCTTCATAAGATTTTAGAACTTCCAAGGAATCAAAAATTTCTATTAGGCTTTTCTGGAGGGGTTGATAGTTGTGCACTCTTTTTTTTGCTGAGGGATGAGGGGATAAATTTTGATATAGCAATTGTGGATTATGGGGTGAGAGAGCAGAGCAAAGAGGAGGTGCTGTATGCTCAGCAATTGGCTCAAAAATATGGGAAGCAGATTTTTGTTTTGAATGCTCCAAAGTTGGATCATAACTTCGAATCTCAAGCGCGCAAAGTGCGTTTTGATTTTTTTAAAAAAGTAGTGCTAGAGCATAAATATCGTGGTTTGATTCTGGCTCATCAGTTAAATGATCGGATTGAATGGTTGCTGATGCAATTGCAAAAGGGTGCAGGACTAAATGTGCTTCTGGGCTTCTCATTTTGTGAAGAGATTTCGGGGATTGATGTTTTTCGCCCTCTTTTGGATGTCAGCAAAGAAGAACTTCATCGCTTTTGTTTGCAACAAAAAATCAAATTTTTTGAGGATGAGAGCAACCAAGATGATACTTTTTTACGTAATAGATTCCGCAAATTGTCAGCATTTCTTATGCAGAACGCTCATGGAATTAGGTCAAGCTTTGAATATTTGCGAGAAGAAAAAAATAGACTCTATCCTGATGTTGAGGTGAAGAATCTAGGAGATATTCGATCTTTTACGCGCACAGGAGAGGCACAGGATTTGCATAGAGTAGATTTGGAATGCAAAAAAATGGGATATGTGCTTTCATCGAGACAGAAGCAGGAAATCATCAAGTGTCAATTTTCTTGCGAAGTGCATCGGTTGGTTATTGAATGCAATGATGAGAAGATTTTCGTTGCCCCTAAGGTTCAGTGTGTGATGGATGAGGGATTTCGCGATATGGCACGCAAAAATAAGATTCCAAAACGATTGAGAAAAAACTTCTATCTTCTTTGGAAGGGTGGAATTGATGAGCAAGAGATGAGAGCTTTCTTTGAAGGGACAAAAACATAAAGAAGTAAATGATTACCAAACTTTTTTGCATCAAAGGTGTATAATCATTTTTTAAATATTGGGGGTGATCTAAAGGAGGAAATAATGATGCAAAAAAGCATTGAATATGATTATTCTATTGCCAAGTTGTTTGTATTTACAACTCTCTTGTTTGGAGCTATAGCGTTGCTAGTGGGCGTTGTGATTGCTTTTCAGATGGCATTCCCAAGTCTTAACTATTTGGCAAGCGAATATGGAACTTTTGGTCGATTGAGACCTTTGCATACAAATGGTGTCATTTATGGCTTTACTTTAAGCGGTATTTGGGCAGGATGGTATTATTTTGGACAAAGGGTGTTGAAAATTTCTTATGCTGAGCATCCCTTTTTGAAATTTGTCGGGTATGCACATTTTGCAACCTATATAGTTGTGATGATTCTAGCTGTCATTACTCTTCTTGGAGGATTGACACAGTCAAAGGAATATGCTGAGTTAATTTGGCCTATTGACTTTTTGGTTGTGATCACTTGGGTTCTTTGGGGGATCAGTCTTTTTGGTAGTATGGGTGTAAGAAGAGAAAAAACAATTTATGCCTCTCTTTGGTATTTTATTGCAACATTTATTGGAATAGCGACACTTTATATTTTCAACAATCTTTCTGTACCTACTTATTTGATTTCTGGAGTGGGAAGTGTTTGGCATTCTATTTCGCTTTATTCTGGAACAAATGATGCGATGATTCAGTGGTGGTGGGGGCACAATGCCGTGGCTTTTGTTTTTACGACAGGAATTATTGGGCTTATTTATTATTTTCTTCCTAAAGAATCTGGTCAGCCTATATTCTCTTATAAACTAACGCTCTTTTCATTTTGGGCATTGATGTTTGTTTATATTTGGGCTGGCGGTCACCATTTGATTTATTCAACAACACCTGATTGGGTGCAAACTCTTGGATCTGTATTTTCTGTGATTTTGATTTTGCCTTCTTGGGGTACAGGGATCAATATGCTTTTGACAATGAGGGGTCAATGGCATCAATTAAGAGAATCTCCAATTATCAAATTTATGGTATTGGCATCTACGTTTTATTTATTTACAACCCTTGAGGGGCCTATTCAATCTATCAAATCTGTCAATGCTCTTGCACACTTTACAGATTGGATTATTGGGCATGTTCATGATGCCGCACTTGGATGGGTTGGATTTATGATTATTGCTGGGACTTACCATATGGTTCCAAGAATTTTCAAGCGAGAAATTTATTCTAAGAAAATTATTGATGCGCAGTTTTGGGTGATGACAATCGGTATTATTCTTTATTTCTCAAGTATGTGGATTTCTGGAATCACTCAAGGAATGATGTGGAGAGATACAGATGAATATGGTGTTTTGAGCTATCAGTTTATCGATACTGTTTTGGCTCTTATTCCCTACTATATCATCAGAGGAATTGGTGGTTTGATGTATTTGATCGGCTTTGTTATGTTTATTTACAATATTTTGATGACGATGACTGCTGGAAGGCTTTTGGAAGAAGAGCCTAAATATGCTACACCAATGGCATCTTAAGGAGGAATTATGTTTGGTTGGTTAGAAAGAAATCCTTTCTTTTTCTCATTAGCTTTTGTGTTTGTGTTTTCAATCGCGGGTCTTGTGGAAATTCTTCCTGGTTTTGCAAAAACAGCAAGACCGCTAGAGGGTTTGAGGCCCTATAGTGTGCTTGAAACAGCTGGAAGACAGGTATATATTGAAGAGGGGTGTTACAACTGTCATTCTCAATTGGTGCGACCATTTAAGGCAGAAACGGATCGATATGGTCCTTATAGTTTGAGTGGAGAATATGCATATGATCGTCCATTCTTGTGGGGTTCTAAAAGAACTGGGCCTGATTTGCACCGTGTAGGGGACAATAGAAGTACAGATTGGCATGATTATCATATGTGGGATCCAACAAGTGTTGTGCCTGGATCTATTATGCCTGCCTATAAGCATTTATATAAAAATAATGCAGACTTTGAAACAGCCTATGCAGAAGCCTATACACAAAAAGTGGTTTTTGCTGTTCCTTATGATATAGAGGGTGGTGTGAAGCTAGGTGATATCCAAATGGCCAAAGAATTGTTTTATCAAGAGGCAGAAAAAATTGTTGCGGATATGAAAAATGAGCAGGTAAAAGAGGCTTTCCAAAAGGGTGAGATTAAAAAAATTGTTGCTTTGATTGCGTATTTAAATAGTTTGGGGCAATCAAGAATGGCGCCAAAAGGGGAATAAAATGGAAATAGAAACTTTGACGCTGATTCAAAAGAATGCCTACTTGATTATCACGATTATTTTATGCCTTTGTCTTTATGGCTATATTTTGTCTATGTATAGAAGCGAGGCAAGAGGGGAAAGAGATTATGAAAAATATTCGCGTTTGGCATTGGATGATTCGATGAATGATGAAGTGATTGAGAAAAGATAAGAGGGAGAAGTGAAATGCAATGGTTTAATTTGAGCGATCCGATTAATCTGATTTCGGCGATTGGCGCGGTTGTGATTTTGGGTTTGACTGCATTTGTAAGCAATTTTTATATTAATAAAATGAAAACATCAAATCCAAAAGGGGAGCTTTCTGGAGAAGAGTGGGACGGAATTGGTAAGTTCAAAAACAATGTTCCTTTTGGTTGGGGAATTTGCTTTATGTTTGTGATGATATGGGGATTTTGGTACATCTTTGTTGGGTATCCACTTAATTCGTTTTCACAAATTGGTCAATACAATCAAGAAGTAGCGGCTTATAATGAGAAGTATCAGAAGAAATGGGAAAACCTATCTCAAAATGATCTTGTAGCAATGGGAGAGAGCATGTTTTTGGTGCAATGCTCTCAGTGTCATGGTGTAACTGCAGATGGAATGCAAGGTAAAGCACAAAATTTGACACACTGGGGTAAAGAAGAGGGGATTTTGCATACAATTAAATATGGATCAAAGGGCTTAGGGTTTCCTCTTGGTGAAATGCCTCCTGTGGAACTAAGCGAGGCGGATGCAAAAGCTGTTGCTGCATATGTTATGGGTGAAATCTCTGAGGTTAAAAATACAAAATATCCCGCAGATGTTGCAAAAGGAAAAGAGGTGTTCAATACTGCTGGATGTACAGCTTGCCATGGTGAAGATGGAAAGGGGATGGATGGAAGCGCTCCGGATTTGAGTACTTATGGGACAAGCAAATTTCTATCTTATGTTTTAGAGAATGGAAAGCATGGGGAAATTGGTCGTATGCCTTCTTTTAAGTTTGCTCAATTTAATGAAGTTCAAATCAAGGCCTTATCAGCCTATATTGAATCTTTAGAAGATCTCAATTAAGGAGAGTGTTGTGGATAAAATGTTTGGATTAAATGGAATCTTGGGACTTTTGTTGTTGGTTTTGGTGTTGTTAGGTGTAGTTTTTGGACTTGGATCTCAAGCTTTGAAAACACAAAGAAGTCAAGCAACTCAATTTTACACTTTGGATTTTCAGGCGATTCAACCCAAGAATCCTGATAATAAGCAATTCTATCAATTGCAAAAAAAGGAGCAAAAATGAAAGCAACACCTTTGGAAAAAATTTTATTTGGTCTAGTTTTGGCTTTGATTGTGATGGCAATTTCATTGCCCTTTATTCCTGATTTTCTTTTGACATTGAATTGATGAAACAAATTGTGTGGCTAGTCTTTATGGCTAGCTTTCATACTCTTCTTTTTGCAAAAAGTCATTTTGTTCTTTATAACCCCAATGGTCTTATTGTCGATAAAAGTCAAGATTTTGTCCAGAAGCTTTCTTCTGAACTAAAGCAAAAAACAGGATTCTCTCTCTATGTTGTTGCTGTTGATGCCATTGGGGAGACTTCAAAAGAAGAAAGAAGTTTGTGGAAAAAATCTTTTTTAGATTCACTAGCTTCTCCTTATGGAGTGATTTTCTTTTTCAAAGAGAGTCGCAAGATTGATATTGTTATGAATCCGGATTTGGGGATTGATCGTGGAGAAATTATTTCTCGCTTTATGGTTCCGATCCTAACACAAGACAAAGAAATGAATTCTTCAAAAATTTCTGCAGCTATTCTAAATGGTTATGCCCAGCTTGCCGATGAAATTGCGTCGCATTTTGGTGTTGTGCTCGAGGAAAATTTGATTGTGGATCGGAGTGGAGTACAGGACTATGTGCATTATTTGGTTTATGTCATGTTGGGTATTATGTTTGGACTTCTTGGATTGATTTATGTGACAAGGAATAAAAGATGAAAAATACAAAAGCCCCTTTATTGCTTTTTGGTTTTTTGGGAATTTTGGTTTGCTGTATTGTGATTAGTATTGTGATTGCTTTAAAAAATCCTGCCATAGATGATGATTCTTATTTTTCTTCCAAAAAACAAGTTGATTATGAGATCAATGCAATACTCAAAGAGCAGAGATGGTTTTTGAAAAATTGTCAGATTTATTTGGATTTTGAGAATGAGAAAAATGCCAGATTGGAGCTTTTGCCTCCTTATTTTCAGACTAAGACTCGCGATGCTGTGAAAATAGAAAAAGCAAAAGAATATAATCTTAGGTTAATTACCCAAGGTCAGCTCCCCGATCAATTTCAGGCACATCTTTATCTAGAAAGGATTAATTATCAACAGCCAAGAATAGATTTGGGAGATTTCTCGCAATCTGATTCTAAAAAATTGATGATTGAGCACAAAGGAAGATACAAAACCCTTCTTGTTGTCACATATGAACGCAATAAAGAGATGAAAAAGATTTTCTTTGAGGGAGAGATTTTTGCCCTCTAATGGATTTGTTTTGTTGGAGGCTGTTGTTTGTTTGGTATTTGTAGGATTTGCGCTTAGTTTATTTGGAAGCTATGTTTCATATCCTAAGCTTCCTTTAGCCAATCAAGAATTGATCTATCCTACAAAAATTCTTTCTCAAAACTCTCTTCTTTTGGAAAGTTCTGGACTTGTCTTTGAAGTCACGCATCAAATGCTTCAAGAAAAGGGAGAGATATTTTTTTCTTTTAAAATAAAACAATGAGAAGAGCTTTTGGGATTTTAGAATCTCTGTTTGCTCTTATGGTTTTCTCGCTTTTGATTTTGGTGTGTTCTAAATTAATGTTGCAAATTCAAAAAGATTTGCATGTTTATGATGAGATGCAAAGAAGCAGATCAAGCCTTGCCAATGCTATAGCGTATCTGCAAAAGGCCTTGCAATATGCCATCATAGAATCTAGCTCCAAAGATCAAATAACATACTACGAAGTCAATCGCTTGGTTTTCTTCTCCTCATCTTTTTCTCCAGCTTATGATTTTTGCGATTCTGAGAGAATTCCAAGGTGGGGCGATATAAAATATTTTGGTCTTTTTTCTTCAGATTCTGTAAAGATTGCTAGGGTGATAAGAGAAGAAAAGCAGTGGCTGATCTTGGATCAGAAAGTGGGATGCAGGATTGCAGTTCCACTTGGAGAGAAGAGGAGAGTTGTTTTGAGGGGAGATGGGCTATATGTAGATCAGGAGATTTTATTAGAAGGGGTTAAAAAGTTTGAATTCTCTAGGCAGGGAGATAAGTATAAAATCCAAATTTGTCAAGTTTTTTGCATGAGTAAAGAATTCTTACAAAATGAAATAGTTTATGAATTCTAGAGCTTTTTATTCTTTTTATGTTTTTGTTTTGTTGGTTTTTATTGCCCTTGCTGTGGGTAAGTATTTTTCAAGAGTTGGAAGAGATCAGCATCAGGGGATTTCTTGTCATATAGAGATGCAGATGGAAATGTTTGCAAATGATTTGTCTCAATTGACCAAAGCATGCCTTAGACAATATGACCTTAAACAGTGCCAAGAGCTTTCTTTTGAGCTCAATGGCTATCAAATGCAGTCATTTGTCCATCATTGCAAAAATGATGTTTGCATCTTAGATGTGGTGATTGAGTATATTTCTCCGCTCTCTTCGCTTCCTCTGCGCTACACTAATCGGACAATTTGGAATCTAAAAAATCTTAAACAAAGTGGAGCTGATTGAAAAAATATAGATTCCAAAAAGAATTTTTTTATGAAGGTTGGGCTGGATTTTTTGCATAAGACAAACTCCAAAATAAACTCCTATCATAGAAAAGAATCCGACGATGATTCCATTTTGAAGATGCAGAAAGCCTGCCAGATAAAGGCTTGTTGCTCCAGATAAGGAAGAAAAACAAATAAAAAATAGTGCCAAAGGAACAACTTCTTTGGAGTTTAGTCCCAAATAGGTTCCCAGTAATGGAGCCAAAAGAAGTCCCCCTCCGACCCCCAAACTTGAAGAGAAGATTCCTACAATGCACCCAAAGAGGGCCAAAAGAGGATATGTGCGAAGAGCACAAAAAGGTTTGCTTGCATAGTGTTGTTTGGGGAAGAAAAAATACTTGATAAAAGAGGCGAGCGTAAAGCCCAAAAAGGATATGTGCAAGATAAAATCTGATGCTATAGAGAGAATAATTCCGCTCAGGCTTGAGCCTATGAGGCCTCCTATTCCAAGGGCAATCCCAAGATCAACAGAGATTAGTTGTTTTCGGTAATTAAGATAAGAGCCAAAAAAACTTGCAAAAATCATCTGAAAGATAGAGATGCCAATAGCGCTTGTGATGTCAAATTTGGCAAGCAGGAGAGTTGGAACGATGATTGTGCCTCCACCGATTCCAAAAAGTGCTGATGCGATCCCTGAGAGAATACCTAGCAGTGCCAAAGAAAGATTTTCCATGTAATCCTTTCTATTTTGGAGATTCTAAAAAAGAAAATAATCTAAAATAACGAAAGATTTTAAGCAAAAGAAGAGAGTTTTTGGTGTATTTTGGAATCAATTCGGGTTTTTTGCAAATTGCGATTAAGAAAGATTGTGTTGAGCTAGAGAGGATTTTGTCCAATGCGCAAAGAAATTTTAAAACACATTATGTTTCCAATGAAGTTTTGATTTTAGATAGCCAAAAAGTGTTGAAAAAACGCTACTTTTTGAATTGGTTATTCCATTTGCAAGAAATGCCAATCAATCAAATAATATTAAGCCATGCTTATTTACCAATCCAAATCAAAATCATCCCCCCTCAATCTTTTTTGTATCGCATTGATGTGCGGGCGCGAGTTGTTGATGCCAGACTGATTGAACTGACGCCAACCCAAACAGATCAAAGGGCAAAGAGTTGGATTAGGGATTTGTTTAGTGGGTATTTTTTTGATTCTCAAAGACTTCTTCTTGATGCTTCAAGGGAGGGATTTTGGGAGTTTTTGATGAAGATCATATATGCAAAAACAATAAATGACGTTGTGTTGCATATTGATTTTGAGAATCCAGCTTGTGCCAATGAAGATGCCCAGCTTGGATGGGCTTATCAAATGTTAGATGCCTATAGGGGAGAGAGTTTTTCTCAAATTAGAAAAAAATACATCAGCTTGGTTAAAAAATATCATCCAGATAACGTCTTTGGTGCCGATAATGAAATAGTTCAAAATTATCAAGAGCGTTTTGTTCAGATTCAAAAAGCATTTGATAGGATTTGCACGAGCTTAAATTGAAGGAGAAGTGATGGAAGCAGAAAATATATCAGGACAAATTCCTAAAAAAAGAGGGGGAGTTTTTACATTTTTGCTAGGTTTTATGAGTGTATTGATCCTCTTTGGAACGCTTGCTGGGGTTGCTTATTATTTTTTTATTTTTAAGCAAGAATTAAAGCATCAAGAGGTAGATTCTAGTGTTTTGGAGAGCACGGAGGTTAAGAAGCTTGTCGAGCAGATTAAGGTTAAAAATAGTCAGATCAAGGTCTTGCAAGATGAGAATACTTTGCTAAGGGGAGAGGTATCAAATATAACTCAACGCTTGAAATATGTAATCAAGCCAAAAGCCCAGTTTGTAAGTGAATGCTATGATGCAAAGATTGGTGCTTGGAAACTCCCGCAAAAATGCTTCAATGAACTCAATCGCAATCTAGCTCAACTTCTTCAAAGTGATAAGCGTATTTTGGTTTTGGAAGTTATAGGGGTTGTTGATGAAAAAAAATATGCAGGAAGAAGTCCAGAGCTTAAGCAAGAGGGGCTTGCTTCATTCCGCGCTAAAAATGTGATTGAGCGATTACGCAAGGATTTTCCGCAAGTTGTGACACTTGAAGGTTTGAGCTTGCAGCAACCACAAAAGCGTGGGTTTGCAGTGCGTGCTTACTATGTTGAATAGGGCAAAGACTTGAAGAGTCTTGGGGTTTTTTTACGAAATGATGTTTATAAAATGGGGGAGATACTGCAATCTCTAGAAGAGATATGTCAGGCACACAAAGTTTCTTTATATTATGAAGAGGGGAATTCTTATGGGAAAGAGGGGATTGGTTTGCAAGAGATTCAAAAGCGGTGCCAGATTCTTTTATCTCTTGGGGGGGATGGAACTTTGATTTCGACTTTTCACAAAATCCCATCATTGCCAATTTTAGGAATCAATGCGGGTCATTTGGGGTTTTTGACTAGCGTGTCTTTGGAGAGTATGTCTGC
This DNA window, taken from Helicobacter kayseriensis, encodes the following:
- a CDS encoding RidA family protein yields the protein MTYPKAIGPYSAYRESGDLIFISGQLPLDPTTMEFASTDIKGQTHQSLSNIQAILKELGLQMDCVIKTTVLLADIADFAEMNEVYATFFSAPYPARSAFAVKDLPKGAKVEIEVIASKK
- the tilS gene encoding tRNA lysidine(34) synthetase TilS; amino-acid sequence: MLHKILELPRNQKFLLGFSGGVDSCALFFLLRDEGINFDIAIVDYGVREQSKEEVLYAQQLAQKYGKQIFVLNAPKLDHNFESQARKVRFDFFKKVVLEHKYRGLILAHQLNDRIEWLLMQLQKGAGLNVLLGFSFCEEISGIDVFRPLLDVSKEELHRFCLQQKIKFFEDESNQDDTFLRNRFRKLSAFLMQNAHGIRSSFEYLREEKNRLYPDVEVKNLGDIRSFTRTGEAQDLHRVDLECKKMGYVLSSRQKQEIIKCQFSCEVHRLVIECNDEKIFVAPKVQCVMDEGFRDMARKNKIPKRLRKNFYLLWKGGIDEQEMRAFFEGTKT
- the ccoN gene encoding cytochrome-c oxidase, cbb3-type subunit I → MQKSIEYDYSIAKLFVFTTLLFGAIALLVGVVIAFQMAFPSLNYLASEYGTFGRLRPLHTNGVIYGFTLSGIWAGWYYFGQRVLKISYAEHPFLKFVGYAHFATYIVVMILAVITLLGGLTQSKEYAELIWPIDFLVVITWVLWGISLFGSMGVRREKTIYASLWYFIATFIGIATLYIFNNLSVPTYLISGVGSVWHSISLYSGTNDAMIQWWWGHNAVAFVFTTGIIGLIYYFLPKESGQPIFSYKLTLFSFWALMFVYIWAGGHHLIYSTTPDWVQTLGSVFSVILILPSWGTGINMLLTMRGQWHQLRESPIIKFMVLASTFYLFTTLEGPIQSIKSVNALAHFTDWIIGHVHDAALGWVGFMIIAGTYHMVPRIFKREIYSKKIIDAQFWVMTIGIILYFSSMWISGITQGMMWRDTDEYGVLSYQFIDTVLALIPYYIIRGIGGLMYLIGFVMFIYNILMTMTAGRLLEEEPKYATPMAS
- the ccoO gene encoding cytochrome-c oxidase, cbb3-type subunit II, giving the protein MFGWLERNPFFFSLAFVFVFSIAGLVEILPGFAKTARPLEGLRPYSVLETAGRQVYIEEGCYNCHSQLVRPFKAETDRYGPYSLSGEYAYDRPFLWGSKRTGPDLHRVGDNRSTDWHDYHMWDPTSVVPGSIMPAYKHLYKNNADFETAYAEAYTQKVVFAVPYDIEGGVKLGDIQMAKELFYQEAEKIVADMKNEQVKEAFQKGEIKKIVALIAYLNSLGQSRMAPKGE
- a CDS encoding cytochrome c oxidase, cbb3-type, CcoQ subunit; its protein translation is MEIETLTLIQKNAYLIITIILCLCLYGYILSMYRSEARGERDYEKYSRLALDDSMNDEVIEKR
- the ccoP gene encoding cytochrome-c oxidase, cbb3-type subunit III, translated to MQWFNLSDPINLISAIGAVVILGLTAFVSNFYINKMKTSNPKGELSGEEWDGIGKFKNNVPFGWGICFMFVMIWGFWYIFVGYPLNSFSQIGQYNQEVAAYNEKYQKKWENLSQNDLVAMGESMFLVQCSQCHGVTADGMQGKAQNLTHWGKEEGILHTIKYGSKGLGFPLGEMPPVELSEADAKAVAAYVMGEISEVKNTKYPADVAKGKEVFNTAGCTACHGEDGKGMDGSAPDLSTYGTSKFLSYVLENGKHGEIGRMPSFKFAQFNEVQIKALSAYIESLEDLN
- a CDS encoding DUF4006 family protein; this translates as MFGLNGILGLLLLVLVLLGVVFGLGSQALKTQRSQATQFYTLDFQAIQPKNPDNKQFYQLQKKEQK
- a CDS encoding TPM domain-containing protein, producing MKQIVWLVFMASFHTLLFAKSHFVLYNPNGLIVDKSQDFVQKLSSELKQKTGFSLYVVAVDAIGETSKEERSLWKKSFLDSLASPYGVIFFFKESRKIDIVMNPDLGIDRGEIISRFMVPILTQDKEMNSSKISAAILNGYAQLADEIASHFGVVLEENLIVDRSGVQDYVHYLVYVMLGIMFGLLGLIYVTRNKR
- a CDS encoding sulfite exporter TauE/SafE family protein encodes the protein MENLSLALLGILSGIASALFGIGGGTIIVPTLLLAKFDITSAIGISIFQMIFASFFGSYLNYRKQLISVDLGIALGIGGLIGSSLSGIILSIASDFILHISFLGFTLASFIKYFFFPKQHYASKPFCALRTYPLLALFGCIVGIFSSSLGVGGGLLLAPLLGTYLGLNSKEVVPLALFFICFSSLSGATSLYLAGFLHLQNGIIVGFFSMIGVYFGVCLMQKIQPNLHKKILFGIYIFSISSTLFKIF
- a CDS encoding J domain-containing protein gives rise to the protein MYFGINSGFLQIAIKKDCVELERILSNAQRNFKTHYVSNEVLILDSQKVLKKRYFLNWLFHLQEMPINQIILSHAYLPIQIKIIPPQSFLYRIDVRARVVDARLIELTPTQTDQRAKSWIRDLFSGYFFDSQRLLLDASREGFWEFLMKIIYAKTINDVVLHIDFENPACANEDAQLGWAYQMLDAYRGESFSQIRKKYISLVKKYHPDNVFGADNEIVQNYQERFVQIQKAFDRICTSLN